The window TCATGAAAAATTCAGCTACCAATGGAACATGTTCAGATATATGTTAATAATCTTTCATACATTGAAATGTTAGTGTGAAGTTAATATCATACCAGACATGTAAACACCCCAGATGCAGCAAGAAATGTAACTTTTCTGCAAAACACCTGGCAAACAAAGCAACGAGAACCTTTCAGATACTCTTACAGATTGAACTATCCAAACAGATACATAATGCCAAGTGTTTCTCCTTATTGCTAATTGTCATGTCTGACATTTGTCCCATGTCCACCACATTGGACACTAATTGAAAAAATCACTTTATTTATCTACAAAATGCATGGAATCAAGGGTACTATAATCATTTATTAGGAATGCATTATAGGATATAATCACCCATTGTTGCTCAATATCTCAGTGGTAAAGCAATTTTGACTATAAACTGACTGGTCATAAGTTCAACAGAGAAGACTTGATTCATTCTGAATTATCCATTCAAAACAGAAGGGCTTTCTTTCATCATTCAAAGTAAGTAACCCGTTCCCTATCTTCATCTCTATTGCATTCTACTTCTATTCTATTCTGTGATATTTGAGGATCACTGCCAATACCTTGGTGTAGGCCAGGGATGATCCTTTTTTCCATCATTTGGGGCTATTTACAATAGCTAATtgagaattttcaaatattgcttATTGCCATGAGAAAGAATTGGCTTTCGTTGGATAGCATGCTGTTGGTAATATGAGTGGCTTGGATCTTTTGGTGAAGGAAGGACTACTATGCAAGATTGGGATCATATTTGGTGTGGGCATTTATCTCTTAAAGTTCCAGGATTTCTTGGAATTGCAGTGGACAAGGACACTTGTGTAAGTGATCATGTGACCTTGGAGGAGTTTGGGTCCAACACATACATTATTGGAAATTTAGGGCAGTTGTGTCCTTCAATGACAAGCTTTATACAATGGGCAGTTGAATTCAAAGTACAAATGGCATTCTTTTCATAACATCTTCTTGGCAAATGGTGGGGATCCCATTGATGCCACTGAAAGTGCCCTTTCTTACATGGATGAAGATAAGAAACACGTGTTTGATGGTAGACCACTTGATTAACAGAAATTCAAGAATAATGGAGAGATGAATTATGTGAAGAGAAGCAGGTGAATCATTGCCCCAACTTTTCGTTCATTGTAAAATGGCTTCATAGCAGTGAGCTATTGTCTTCTTTCACTTTTTGGAATGAATTGGGTGTTGGTTCACTCTTATCTTCATTTGATGAAGAATAGTGGTTTCTGCCAGGGATAAGCAGATTAAGAGAGTTTGAACAATTGCCTCATATTTGGAGCTATTGGGAAGATTGAAACAATAGAATTTTACAGATTTCTCAACTTGTTAGTTATGGATTTCTTGGATTCAGTTTTTTAATTCCCTTTCCATTTGTTCTTATGCTTCACATATAAATGGGCATTTTTTgccctctttcttcttttctaccAAGGTTCTTAGTCATCCAAGAAGAGCATCATAAGTAGACAAGGATCCCATACAAACACAAACATATAGTTGTGGTCCCTTTGTCTAGACTTGAAGAGTTGCCACAGCCAACACCCCATTTTTGTGTTGAAACATGTTTCAACAGTCGTGTCTGTGTCCCCAAATCACTGCACAAAATGTGTAGAATTCATACCGGATCAGCTTCTAATGGCCTTCCAAATACGGGTGCCAATGCCTCAATAAAGTGTCTTCTAACATCAATTAATGAAACTGCATCCAAGATCTGAAAATTAAGAACCAAGCTAAGTACAAATAATTGACATGCAAAACATTGGTTCATAGCCATCATCAGATGAAAGAACAATTGGACACCAAATACAATATAGAATCCAGCTTACCTGTCTCTCAAGTGTTTCTTCTAAATTGGGAAGATATTCAGCCATGCACctaaggagaaaaagaaaaacaatgatgaTAGGTCAATACAAATTAGTACATCCCTTGTAATAAGAATGTGTGAAGGCAGAATAACATATGATTACTTACATCCCATCCAACCATGGAGGAAGCTTGACATCTTCAATAGGAAAGAGAACCTTCAATTCAGGAGAAGATACTAATTTTAAACGTGGAGCTGAAGGGGCAGACACATATTTTCTTCCAACAGGAAATATAACCTACACATCTCACAGAATCCacttaaattaattcaatatgtagacaaaacaaaaagtgaaacatacgaaaagaagaaaaaaaaaaaaaaagtggggagaagaagaagaaaatgaaacctGTAAGTATATCTTCTGCTGATGTCTCCAGTTGCAACCAAataccattttatttatatccatgTCCAAAAGAGGCACTGAAAATTTTACTTCCTCTGGCTACACTAAAATTGAAAGGCATAGAAACCACAAGTGTAATCAAAACTATGTAGCAAAGTTGCAATAATTCAATAAGCTTATGGAATTGCcaaaaaaaacatgatattcTTCTTAAGGAGTACCTTTTCAACACCCGAACTCATGTACATTTCGATTCCCTGTAACATGTTTATGAGAATTAAGACGATCAACACCCAACCCAATATCATTGTATCATATAATACATGTGTGCATATAATTTTAGGCGCCTAGTTTGAGGCATCTAATAACACAACCAACTACTTGATCTGGGTCCATCTAGTAACacaaaatgcaaaaaaatataaataataaatcttttGCTTTGTACCCAGCAGACTTTGGAAGAATCAAAGCCCACACCAGACAGGAAAGTCCAGCCACCAGAACAATGCACTACATTCTAATTCCAGGTTGAAGACGCCTTGGTTCCTGAAGAAACTCGGTGACCTCTAAATTATATTAGGAAAGCTTTTTGTTTCAAGGACAAAGAGAGTTGATGTTTTTATGAATTCATGTTCTCAATTTTCATTAGTTTATTCTCCAGAATTTCATTAGGAAAAAATCATAATTGTCTATCTCtccctctttttctttcatgCAGGTATCATGCAGTTAGATCTGGTAGACTGTGAACTGCAAACCTTctgttcaagcttgaccctgtGTTAAAAACATGGGTTCTAACAAGATTCAGCTTCCAAAACTATCACATATCATCAGATGATCTATATATACTCCCAAACTCTCCGGTCTCCCTTCCGTCAtatttatttctcatatatagaTTACATAGTGCAAAAGAATTTGTGTTCAGAGTTCCTTACTATTCTAGCCACAGTATGCCACCATATCCATCTTAATTGCCCCTACCAATGTGGAAAAGACAGTGGACAGGTTGAAATACATGATACACGATCTGACCAGTAATCTCAAGTGTACCTAAGAACCCCAGACCCACTATCTGCATCAGAAGCAAGATCCTCATGTTCTTTTGCCATTACCCTTACTAGATTGCATTATTAAAACTCCCAAGGTGAAACATACATTGCTCCAAATCATGTGATTGCCATTTATTGTTGGTTTctacacctttttttttctacattgtTTTCTCTTTGCTTTATGCCTTGAAAATGTGGCATGAATATCTGTAAATTTtaaatcagaaaaaaaattgtgtgcTCCCTAATTTGTCCCTCTAACCAAACTCCCATGCATAGATACGCTGCACTGGCCACAAGACGTTACTTCACAATTTATTGTAGTACTAATTTTGGTACACATTTGTAGGCATATGAACAGAGACTTGCAGACCATAATATATTTGACCATAGTCTTAAAATCCATATTTCCAAGAAAATGCAtaaaacatagaaatgattCAAATTCTTACCTCCCTTGATACAATTGTgctaatttcaaatttcagtCTATCATCATCAACTTCTCCAATGCGCTTCTTTTGGTAGGACAAGTATAGATCCCtataaaacaaaatgatcaaATTTCAGAAACTCATATAAAATGTTGAttataattactaaaattaGTCTCAAGAAAGAATACTAAAGGAAAACCCTAACCTCAGTTCATGAATAAGAGTCAGTAACCCTGAAGGGTCCTTGCTATTCCAATCAGACAAACTGTTCTTTGACAACTTAAAATCCCCTTCATCACCAGTCatacaaaatggatgaaaattttcatcttcaGGTCCAAATATGACATCTGGAGCAGCCAATGGACACTGCGCATTATATATGACATCCCCTGAAACAAATCATAGTATTAAACCGGTGggaataaagggaaaaaatgaatagaacaagCAAAAATAATCAGgagaaaaaaagggagaaaaatgtGACGGACATTTGATGTAATCTAAACAGAAGGGAATGAGCAAGGAGAAGCGATCCAGCAAACCAGAGTACTTGCAACCAGCCCACATCTGATCAATCTGAAAAAGATAGAGAACACTTAAGCCTATTATCTTTTATTCTTAGATATTCTGAACTAGATAACAAAAGCCTAACATTCACTAGACATAAACTCAGTTATTCAATTAATTAACTAGCATATAAGTTCCATTTGGTTGTTGACGAGAAACCTCGAGAGGAAATGAAAACTGGGAATCCCGCAAGATGTTTGAGTTGGAGCTGAAGTTCTAGAACTCTAATTTTCTTGTCCTATGCCCCaattctcagcaaccaaacccTAATTTATACCGTAGCTGAAACTACATATATATCCTACGTTTGGTTACCTAGAAAAccctaggaaaaaaaaatgtgaactCCGAaacaatattcttttatttttcccgAAATTTTCAGCAATCGAAAGGTGAATCGGGATTTTGAGTGTTACCTTAATGGAAAGAGGAGAATGAGAAAGCAAATAATTGATCTGCGCAGCTATGACCGGAGGAAAAGCATCGGTCGTCATGATCTCCGTTGATAGAGCTGCGACAATTCACAACGGACAACTGACCGGAGTTCTGGATTGATCGCCGGCGATCTATGCAGGTAAAGCAAAATGGATGTCCTCCGTGTCTTGATATGGTGTGGTCAACATGAAGTCCTTTAACGACGCCGTTTCAATGTTGGTTTCCTTGAAAAGCTTCAAAATTAGGGGTGTAAGTGAACACCAAAACCGTTAAAACCCATACAACATCATCAAAATCGATGGTTTCAAAATGCGATTTCAATTTAAGTTAAATAGTAATAAATTACATTATTTATGTGGTATTTAAAGAGTTAAGATGATAATAAATTTGGGAATAtctttatataagataaattttatttgccAAAGAGGTTGTTTGGACTATGAGTAGCAATTTGCCTTAGTGGATCATATTGGTGTAGTATCAAAGGTGAGACACTTAAAGCAAACCGTTCAATTCAAGCACAACACGAATCTATTTAACCTATTTAATGACAAGgtgttatttaataattaaatcaaatttgattttgtgtGAAATTATATGATTAACTTCTCAAGCTGATATGTTTGTGACTTAATttgacttaattaattaaaatcaaaatttaattgagTAAAATATAGATTAAATATGTTAAAGTAATAATTATGTTAAACAGCATGGTTATTAAATAAGTCAAATAAGTGTTATATAAGTTGACCAAAAAACTaactaatttattaaatagattatgtCTGATACAAATTTGACTTAAAGATGattatatttaactaaaatctagacaaaaaaagaaaaaaaaaaacatgttaggGTCAAATCAGgtcaagttatttttaaaagtagaaaataaaaaacttgtttgaatgagttatttttaaaaattatttttatgttttgattttgcaaaaacattgtaaatttaattcaagtacaattaaaaatgaaagtagttaaaagaaaatagttttgtaattaaaaataaaaatttgtagtaaaatataaataataatattatatgtcaTAAACATAAGGATGTTCTTTGAGtgttttttggttaaaaatgaaaaataataataataataataataatctaaaataataattatttataatattttatttaaaatgaatagaaaataaaatttaactttttaatttgtaattgaGTCAAGTTTTCCATTACATTTACACGtttaatattcaattatgaaaataatattgtaaaatgttttgaatattttgatttaatttacaattaattggattgaatttttaaattctaaattattcctaaaaattaaaagtttcaTTCAAGaatttagattattaattatgttttacttaatttataatctatttatttaattataaaattcaaaaaatataattgtgtaTATAGGAGAGATAGTAAAGTTATTACTCGTAATTCAATTTTGATCTTTTCTTTAGttattaaatccattttttgagtttcaaattatatgaagttcatttttatagtgagaaaatttaatttgtttatatgaACCAATTTTGATCTATAAATTTAGAGTATATAtaggtttattatttaaatttcaaattatttttaaaaattaatacattcgttaatgaattcaatgcattaagtcttgttttattttgattttatttgtctaatgaaaaataaataaataataataattctatatagaagataaataataaagttgttttaaaccaattttttttcataaatttctaatattaattggatcactatttaaatttttagttattttaaaaattattagacttgttGATAAATCTAATGTactaagtcttatttaatttgtagtTGATCTGTGCAATGAAAAAATGTGGAAAATAATTATTCTATGTTGAAGAGAAGTAATAAAGtcattttaaactaattttttgttcataaatttcatatattaattggatcactatttgaattttaaattaattttaagaattactAGACTTGTTTAAAAAATCTAATGTagtaagtcttatttaatttaaagtttaagtgcctaatgaaaaaatttgtaaaaatatgatatatatatatatatatatatatatgtaaggaATAAACTAACCAAGtcaatttagaataaattttagtttatgtctttctaatattattgagtttcatgatttcttttagtattaattaaattgaattttgagtttcaaattattttttaaaattaataaattttatgtatcaaatgtagttttatttgaaatttatttttttaataaaagattttagaaaagttaaaagaaattaaaaaaaaaaaaaaaaaacatgtgtaatttaaagaaatatcataTAAGGATTTTCAGTATTGGTGTATTGGTATTAGAAcgttgagagaaaaaaaaataatgacatcatgttcaattttatttgttttttatggttttttttataataaaaaattatgttttccttttgtttttgaaaaaaatgagtgaagacgacttttacttattttttaacaaatattatctatttcactttgtttttaaaacctaATAACATATATCAACaacttatgaatttttaaaaatgttataaatgaaGTAATAAATGTCAccacatttattatattaaatgttaattaatattatttatgaatgttaattattattatttatgaatgttaattaatattatttatgatttccattaatattcattaatagAAATCATTTGGAAAGTCTATAAAAAGACTTCCCATCCCTATAATATGTAtcccaaataaagaaaaattttctttctcttattctTCATATCTTTCGTTCTTTCAACTCTCTAAATTTTCTTCTCTGATTTCTTTCTtcccattatatattattatcaaaataatatatagttgTCTCTACTTTTATTTTCGTTGCATTTATATTCGTTTTACAACATGCTATCATCATGAATTGCTATGAAGGTAATTTTCGtctcttaaacttgaagttgtttatataaaataaaattttatatatttatattgttattgctaaattcatttaatttgcgttatatattgttaaaagttataagcaaattatttgatttcaattataataaaaaattataccaatGTTATCAATTTATTGTAATcgattctaataatattgttttatcaTATAtctgaagttatttgacaatgttgAATCTCACAAAACTCAAATTTGTAGCACTTCACATTTCAGGAATGAACTATCTATCTTGAATCTTTAATGCTAAAATACATCTTAATAcaatgaatcttggagctaCGATCAAAAAAGGAAATCGAGCATCCTTGTAGGATCATGCAAAAACGTTGATTTTCTTTCGTCATCATCTCCataaggtttaaaaaatgagtatcttacaGTAAAGGACCTTTTTACTCTATGGattaatttgaaggaaagatatgaccacTAGAAAAttgtgattctcccaaaaacTCAATATGATTGGGTGCACTTGAGGTTGCaggattttaaaactattagtgAATATAACtctgcacttttcaaaatcatctctcaattaaagttgtgtggagaaaaaatcacaaaagaagatatgctagaaaaaaaaattactatgtttcatgcctcgaatgtgcttCTACAACAGCAATATCGAGAGcatagatttacaaaatactcTGAAGTAATAATCATGTATTTTTGTTgttgaataaaataatgagattttgatgagaaatcacaaG is drawn from Vitis riparia cultivar Riparia Gloire de Montpellier isolate 1030 chromosome 18, EGFV_Vit.rip_1.0, whole genome shotgun sequence and contains these coding sequences:
- the LOC117907605 gene encoding BRISC and BRCA1-A complex member 2, which codes for MTTDAFPPVIAAQINYLLSHSPLSIKIDQMWAGCKYSGLLDRFSLLIPFCLDYIKWDVIYNAQCPLAAPDVIFGPEDENFHPFCMTGDEGDFKLSKNSLSDWNSKDPSGLLTLIHELRDLYLSYQKKRIGEVDDDRLKFEISTIVSREGIEMYMSSGVEKPEEVKFSVPLLDMDINKMVFGCNWRHQQKIYLQVIFPVGRKYVSAPSAPRLKLVSSPELKVLFPIEDVKLPPWLDGMCMAEYLPNLEETLERQILDAVSLIDVRRHFIEALAPVFGRPLEADPVFCRKVTFLAASGVFTCLVHFFLPTQFPKQQPVLMLQSSQHFNSQGAPIKSHLLTEYPWSPRWEPSQMAERILEFLVDECLNFKKFCNETQL